A region from the Vanacampus margaritifer isolate UIUO_Vmar chromosome 5, RoL_Vmar_1.0, whole genome shotgun sequence genome encodes:
- the LOC144052329 gene encoding uncharacterized protein LOC144052329 isoform X7 — protein MRVMENISSDGESINNRKKWESRESLTGIFNPTTCLHLGDVLLFTVTTRDYPQYDIDNLYNTNSDFDWGALRKLKEELTMSWTPPGFFSIVFNQPGVYVFRLSSHHYKRMYVRVMAAGGQCYEPGSFFSTIPRHMTRVGIRKRGNLLLRPDWLVTGGLLFGAALILCLCVIVLILFHEYGWPEKKPIRARYHSRQMAYHMEDYASKGSRVISQMKIHRKQQAAIRLTSIQPEPSEEFWDYEHQVDLEAFSSSTFYNLLLKHSVSVTARLGQLTTEVKELYQGVLEKLWLLHPRLVDEESTGDVYDKTRREVEKEVVRRRSLAAHLKTLLHTQLQVLRREQQAQQKVHSVFTAQVRECTRILGKISQTSYGQRHQNLIQRLRSLVGEMGVLVSAECQRQGSWGLLGEGTGAKLLCPDTGTVLSKDSIFGSDGSLRDCCPAHFDAVTGLIRPNAHSHMLLSSGHTMAVPPDFFLHPQTGHVLPIAGNVAYDPESSTLVFTTDLCAGDNRKWESPLIPFIPYPTSCHSNQPLPNIRLRGLRPGQKLQLGAPMADTDTGVPVPILAVTIQPQTGLVYPLGKTHICPITRLPQPVQIGYPMLDPRTGNVVLTVGISLDLVTGVVLPVGGVLLGEPFMEPLSGRMARVGGASIRAGQLVPHAGGYQTLLDNKVLAVMFKIVELLRPLSEELVSELALQLHQGCGWQDRLGAVAEELHLHWRRSQHCQLQLQTRLEILLDTSVGLHQDGGSLGEMPVSSSDIPVPALLGMDYPDPMGSGLSVPVLGYRAGLISGRTIGLAGTMEDPDGNGMVAIRYGSQAVDPVTAVLAPVVGARLDVLTDTVVPITASYWQALADQTDSMQVEALEREVCARNTYWQQQMRREEDILSDLDSAVFRCFLRVMEVGCHHEPQVQWSGRSLREAAVEMYDLAQSEAQRRVAQRANLALILPPHVLNILSLVDEEEWDQHCVWYTELVSGLDMMDLCMEQLQQDQDKWSTQRGEEWTASVHVMLFVFNLSPQDREPRPGEIWEQCSSRLSDLDVALIKLHFVRHLSKLRADTAQEVLRGNFWYKEYGLIRLCRPKPSGNLMSLLQRKILPLLDRMNQRFVGDKQQVNLNANLSHQHAFSIDLQPDRECRPPSHVTVPSVPEEEWTKLLELSPLFKLLKGLEQELKEKSANIFVDDLECQWECEGELIPLSPSSLNPREFLVYQHGLFLMHTLNALQLVCSISLVQTISRYAVLYLFMRCSHGRHTNMDVLCFPPQTPTVSLQIAASLPDNNYYNNAFRNSFFYQEADETLFVRRQRLHSVGGFSLLLLHCLSHIATKDLINDSAPAFGRLFCKVLQASLGELFQAKLGLGVSAQEAHWSFWDDKSLQGRSKSFIPQSCGESSASLPQPSSGMEELGQKHKEASRVSQLEGVLRRRTSVAEEGRKHPL, from the exons ATGCGCGTAATGGAAAATATCAGCAGTGATGGTGAGAGCATAAATAATCGTAAAAAGTGGGAATCAAGGGAAAGTCTCACTGGAATTTTCAACCCAACAACATGTCTCCACCTGGGTGATGTTCTACTGTTCACTGTCACCACTCGTGACTATCCTCAATATGATAT TGACAACCTGTACAACACAAACAGCGATTTTGACTGGGGTGCTTTGAGAAAACTGAAAGAGGAGCTGACTATGTCCTGGACACCTCCCGGCTTCTTCTCCATCGTCTTTAACCAGCCCGGAGTTTATGTTTTTAGATTGAGCAGCCATCATTACAAACGCATG TACGTGCGGGTGATGGCTGCGGGCGGCCAATGTTACGAGCCAGGGTCTTTCTTCTCAACAATTCCACGTCACATGACAAGAGTGGGCATCAGGAAGAGAGGAAACCTCTTACTCCGTCCCGACTGGCTGGTGACGGGAGGACTTCTGTTTGGAGCTGCCCTCATCTTGTGTTTATGCGTGATAGTCTTG ATCCTTTTCCATGAGTATGGGTGGCCCGAGAAGAAGCCAATCAGAGCGCGGTATCACTCACGGCAGATGGCCTATCACATGGAAGATTACGCATCAAAGGGTTCAAGGGTGATCTCGCAAATGAAAATTCACAGAAAACAACAAGCTGCAATCAGGCTGACTTCCATTCAACCag AGCCATCGGAGGAGTTTTGGGATTACGAGCACCAGGTGGATCTGGAGGCCTTCAGCAGCAGCACTTTCTACAATTTGCTTCTCAAACACAGCGTGTCGGTCACCGCTCGGCTGGGACAGCTCACCACCGAG GTCAAGGAGCTTTATCAGGGTGTTCTTGAGAAACTATGGCTGCTCCACCCACGCTTGGTGGATGAGGAGAGCACGGGTGATGTTTACGATAAGACGAGGAGGGAGGTGGAGAAGGAGGTGGTCCGCAGGAGGTCTTTGGCTGCACACTTGAAGACGCTGCTCCACACTCAGCTGCAG GTTTTGAGGCGAGAGCAGCAGGCGCAGCAGAAGGTCCACAGTGTGTTCACGGCTCAAGTGCGAGAATGCACCAGAATACTGGGCAAGATCAGCCAGACATCTTATGGACAGCGTCATCAAAA TTTGATCCAGCGGTTAAGGTCCCTGGTGGGTGAGATGGGGGTGCTGGTATCAGCAGAATGCCAGCGCCAGGGGTCCTGGGGGCTCTTGGGTGAAGGCACAGGGGCCAAGCTGCTCTGTCCTGACACAGGCACTGTGCTAAGCAAAGACAGCATCTTTG GTTCTGATGGGTCCTTGCGAGACTGCTGCCCAGCTCATTTTGACGCAGTCACTGGCCTCATTCGACCAAATGCTCACAGCCACATGTTGCTGAGTAGTGGTCACACTATGGCGGTTCCTCCGGATTTCTTCTTGCATCCACAGACAGGCCATGTTCTTCCCATTGCCGGAAATGTGGCCTATGACCCGGAAAGCTCTACTTTGGTGTTCACAACTGATTTATGTGCAG GAGACAACAGGAAATGGGAAAGTCCTCTTATTCCTTTCATTCCATACCCAACCTCCTGCCACTCGAACCAACCTCTGCCCAACATTCGGCTCAGAGGCCTCCGACCAGGTCAAAAACTGCAGCTAGGTGCTCCCATGGCAGACACTGACACTGGGGTCCCAGTACCTATTCTAGCTGTTACCATCCAGCCACAAACGGGTCTGGTCTACCCACTGGGAAAGACACATATATGCCCCATCACCCGTTTGCCACAACCTGTCCAGATCGGCTATCCTATGCTGGATCCTCGGACTGGAAACGTTGTGCTGACTGTCGGCATCAGTCTAGATCTGGTGACAG GTGTTGTGCTGCCAGTAGGGGGAGTCCTGCTAGGTGAGCCCTTTATGGAGCCTCTGAGTGGGAGGATGGCTAGAGTGGGAGGTGCGAGCATCCGAGCCGGGCAGCTGGTACCTCATGCAGGAGGATACCAAACTCTTTTAGACAACAAG GTTCTGGCGGTCATGTTCAAAATAGTAGAGCTCCTGAGGCCCCTGAGTGAGGAGTTGGTGTCAGAACTGGCTTTGCAGCTCCATCAAGGATGTGGTTGGCAAGATCGTCTTGGCGCAGTGGCCGAGGAGCTCCATCTGCACTGGAGGAGGAGTCAGCATTGCCAGCTGCAGCTGCAGACAAGATTGGAGATCCTGCTGGACACCTCAGTGGGCCTGCATCAGGATGGAGGCTCTCTAG GAGAAATGCCTGTGTCAAGCTCAGACATACCAGTACCTGCCTTACTGGGGATGGACTACCCTGACCCAATGGGATCTGGTCTCAGCGTACCCGTGTTGGGGTACCGGGCTGGCCTCATCTCAGGAAGAACAATAGGGCTGGCAGGGACCATGGAGGATCCCGATGGcaatg GTATGGTGGCGATCCGTTATGGCTCTCAGGCAGTTGACCCTGTAACTGCTGTATTGGCTCCGGTGGTGGGCGCCAGGCTGGATGTTCTCACCGACACAGTCGTACCCATCACGGCCTCCTACTGGCAGGCATTGGCGGATCAAACCGACAGCATGCAG GTGGAGGCTCTGGAGAGAGAAGTGTGTGCGCGGAACACTTACTGGCAGCAACAGATGCGGCGGGAGGAGGACATCCTCTCTGATTTGGACTCGGCTGTGTTCCGGTGTTTTCTCAGAGTGATGGAAGTTGGCTGCCATCATGAG CCGCAGGTCCAGTGGTCAGGCAGGTCGCTGAGGGAAGCGGCCGTGGAAATGTACGACTTAGCCCAGTCTGAGGCCCAGAGGAGAGTGGCCCAGCGCGCCAACTTGGCTCTGATCCTTCCTCCGCATGTATTAAACATCCTCAGCCTGG TGGACGAAGAGGAGTGGGATCAACATTGTGTTTGGTACACTGAGTTGGTGTCAGGCCTGGACATGATGGACTTGTGCATGGAGCAGCTGCAACAAGACCAGGACAAATGGAGCACACAAAGAGGAGAAGAGTGGACAGCGAGTGTCCATGTCATG CTCTTTGTGTTCAATTTGTCACCCCAGGACAGAGAGCCGAGACCGGGAGAGATTTGGGAGCAATGTTCTTCCAGACTGTCAGATTTGGACGTTGCTCTCATTAAGCTGCATTTTGTTCGGCACCTTTCCAAGCTGCGCGCTGACACGGCTCAG GAAGTGTTGCGTGGGAACTTCTGGTACAAAGAATATGGCTTGATTCGGTTGTGTCGGCCAAAACCGAGTGGGAACCTCATGAGTTTGCTCCAAAGGAAGATCTTACCTCTGCTGGACAGAATGAACCAGCGATTTGTGGGTGATAAACAGCAAGTCAATCTCAACGCTAACCTCAGTCACCAGCATGCTTTTAGTATTGACCTGCAGCCAGACAGAG aaTGCCGTCCACCAAGTCACGTCACTGTCCCGTCAGTTCCAG AGGAGGAGTGGACAAAACTGCTTGAACTTTCGCCTCTATTCAAGCTCTTGAAAGGGTTGGAGCAAGAGCTGAAAG AAAAAAGCGCCAACATATTTGTGGACGACCTGGAGTGTCAGTGGGAATGCGAGGGAGAGTTGATCCCATTGAGCCCGTCCAGCCTCAACCCGAGAGAATTCCTGGTGTACCAACATGGACTTTTCCTTATGCACACCTTGAATGCACTGCAGCTTGTTTGTAGCATTTCACTCGTTCAAACCATTTCACGATACGCTgtcctgtatttatttatgaggTGCTCACATGGTAGACACACCAACATGGACGTGTTGTGCTTCCCTCCACAGACTCCAACTGTTTCTCTTCAAATAGCTGCGAGTCTTCCCGATAACAACTACTACAACAATGCCTTCAGGAATTCCTTCTTTTATCAG GAAGCAGATGAGACTCTCTTTGTCCGCCGTCAGAGACTCCATTCTGTTGGGGGCTTttccctgctgctgctgcactgTTTGTCCCATATCGCAACCAAGGACTTGATCAACGATTCCGCCCCTGCCTTTGGAAGACTCTTCTGTAAG GTACTGCAGGCATCTCTTGGGGAGCTATTTCAGGCCAAACTGGGCTTGGGTGTCTCCGCACAGGAAGCCCATTGGTCATTTTGGGATGACAAATCCCTTCAGGGACGCTCAAAATCTTTCATTCCTCAAAGCTGTGGAGAATCCTCCGCTTCTCTGCCACAGCCAAGCAGC GGCATGGAGGAACTCGGACAGAAACACAAAGAAGCGTCTCGGGTTTCTCAACTTGAAGGGGTTCTAAGACGAAGAACCTCAGTGGCAGAGGAAGGCCGAAAGCATCCTTTATAA